A region from the Anomaloglossus baeobatrachus isolate aAnoBae1 chromosome 11, aAnoBae1.hap1, whole genome shotgun sequence genome encodes:
- the LOC142256674 gene encoding uncharacterized protein LOC142256674, whose protein sequence is NKKNPKKTQTHKQQQQQQKQQQQQQQQQQQQQQQQKQQQQQQKQQQQQQKQQQQQQKQQQQQQKQQQQQQQQQQQQQQEKQQQQGKQQQQQQQQQQQQQQQQQQQQQQQQQEQQQQQQEQQQQEQQQQQQQQQQQQQQQLQQQQQQQQQQQQQQQQQQQQQQQQQQQQQQQQQQQQQQQQQQQQQQQQQQQQQQQQQQQQQQQQQQHTGG, encoded by the exons aacaaaaaaaaccccaaaaaaacccaaacccacaaacagcagcagcaacaacagaagcagcagcaacaacaacaacaacaacaacaacaacaacaacaacaacagaagcagcagcagcaacaacagaagCAGCAACAGCAACAACAGAAGCAGCAACAGCAACAACAGAAGCAGCAACAGCAACAACAGAAGCAGCAacagcaacaacagcagcagcaacaacagcagcaACAAGAGAAGCAGCAGCAACAAGggaagcagcagcaacaacaacagcagcagcaacaacaacaacagcagcagcagcagcaacagcagcagcaacaacaacaagagcagcagcaacagcaacaaGAGCAGCAGCAACaagagcagcagcaacaacaacaacaacaacagcagcagcagcaacagcaactgcaacaacaacaacagcagcagcaacaacaacagcagcaacagcaacaacagcagcagcaacaacagcagcagcagcagcagcaacaacagcagcaacagcagcagcagcaacagcagcaacaacagcagcaacagcagcagcagcaacaacagcagcagcagcagcaacaacaacaacaacagcagcagcagcagcaaca TACAGGTGGATAG